GAAAAAGCAAAGGAGGCTGAGCCAGCGCAGAGGGTATTTCAGAGGTTCGGAGGTATTGGTCTGCAGGTCATCCATGGTCTTTCGCAATGTTCATTTCAGTTGTCATAGTTGTTAGGTAGCGCTTTCAGAAAGCCGTACGAGTTTAACTGTGTTTGCAGTGCAGTCAGAAGCAAAGTCGGCGCTTTTGAGGTAGTTGTATTCCTGAAGCCTGGCTTCTGCGTGGTCAATCGTATTGGAGGCTACCGACAGTGCAGGGTGGCACATTATCAGACCGGAGTCTTTTAAATGGCTCAGCCAGTGTTGCATATAGTGCCTGAACGGCTGGTTCGGCCCTAATGAATAGACACCGGCAAATGCCTGATTGTGATGAATCCGGTGGGTTTGCAGTTGCCTGCGAAAGGCTCTGGCACCACTGTGTACAATCACCCGGGTTTTTATGTTTGAGGTGTTGGAACACATTGGGTGCACGCTGCGAACCCAGAAGCTGTCCGGCAGTGAATAATCGGCGAGAACCTTTAACAGAGCGTCACGAACCTGTGGCAGGTGGTGTACATGTTGATGACCATCCAGGAAGTCGGGGAAAAAACCCGTGTCCGAGGTAAAGGCTTCAAACTGCGCTTTGATTTCTTCGGTCAGGTTCGCTGAGCTCAGAAGTCTTAACTGGCTAAGTGTCAGCATTTTACCAAGGCCGGGAAGGCCATTAGCGAACGCATTGCTGAGCCCGTAGCCCTCGGTAAAGTTAAGGTGCAGACCAATATCAGCCTGAGCCCGGATATCGGCA
Above is a genomic segment from Endozoicomonas euniceicola containing:
- a CDS encoding ChbG/HpnK family deacetylase, with the translated sequence MKQVTLCADDYGMHPRVSGAIVELIQQQRIQATSCLVTSPFWQASARPIADIRAQADIGLHLNFTEGYGLSNAFANGLPGLGKMLTLSQLRLLSSANLTEEIKAQFEAFTSDTGFFPDFLDGHQHVHHLPQVRDALLKVLADYSLPDSFWVRSVHPMCSNTSNIKTRVIVHSGARAFRRQLQTHRIHHNQAFAGVYSLGPNQPFRHYMQHWLSHLKDSGLIMCHPALSVASNTIDHAEARLQEYNYLKSADFASDCTANTVKLVRLSESAT